In one window of Gossypium arboreum isolate Shixiya-1 chromosome 4, ASM2569848v2, whole genome shotgun sequence DNA:
- the LOC108459951 gene encoding phosphate transporter PHO1 homolog 9-like isoform X2, with the protein MKFGKEFEAQMVQEWQEAYVDYSNLKSILKDILRFKQLNNVPSPMAATIKGKLKRNASLYRAFSGLTSRFRPESTLNNNEDEVILVSAVQGRDGEGDYQTMFLRSNEEGAEHELVFFRRLDDEFNKVIKFYKKNVAEVIVEADELSKQMNALIALRIKVDNPVIGENDVVNLVPNGFSSNSSSIDHPTNAWSMMNVIQEEKKKEDNDGINGGEGNKKEGFKAAPLEVLDHVKINVEVGTPLSTLKAVIKSSKSNLSFSRKELRTAEEKITRAIVEFYRKLRLLKSYCFLNQLAFSKIMKKYDKITSRNASKAYLQMVDKSYFGSSDEVTTLMERVEDTYAKHFANGNRRKGMKKLRSQAKRERHRITFLYGLFSGCSIALIVAIIVNLHARALLNSVERDQYMVNIFPLYSLFGYVALHMLMYAGNTYFWKRYRINCPFIFGFKQGTELGYRQLLLLTSGLSLLTLAAVISHLDIEIDPRTQTFRTLTELIPLFLLILVVSIAFCPFNIIYRSSRFFLIRCAFRCVCAPLYKVTLPDFFLADQLTSQVQAFRSLEFYLCYYVWGNFRERSNKCEDSEVYRVFYIVVAIVPYWLRFIQCLRRLLEEKDAAHGVNGLKYLSTIAAVALRTIYQFQKQKTTAWLVLAAATSGMATIFNTYWDIVIDWGLLRRKSSNPWLRDKLVLAHKVVYFLAMALNCVLRLVWMQQVLGIQTVLFLHGTALTAVVASLEIIRRGIWNFFRLENEHLNNVGKYRAFKSVPLPFCYDHNGDNSM; encoded by the exons ATGAAGTTTGGAAAAGAATTTGAAGCACAAATGGTGCAGGAATGGCAGGAAGCATACGTGGATTACAGCAATCTGAAATCAATACTGAAAGATATCTTAAGGTTCAAGCAATTGAACAACGTACCGTCTCCAATGGCAGCAACAATAAAaggaaaattgaagagaaatgcaTCACTTTACAGAGCTTTCAGTGGACTAACAAGCCGGTTTCGACCAGAGTCAACATTGAATAACAATGAAGATGAAGTGATATTGGTAAGTGCAGTGCAAGGAAGAGACGGAGAAGGGGATTACCAGACCATGTTTCTCAGGTCAAATGAAGAAGGAGCTGAACATGAACTTGTTTTCTTTAGGAGACTTGATGATGAATTCAATAAGGTTATCAAGTTTTACAAGAAGAACGTTGCAGAAGTTATTGTGGAAGCTGATGAGTTGAGTAAACAAATGAATGCCTTGATTGCTCTTAGGATTAAGGTTGATAATCCAGTTATTGGAGAAAATGATGTTGTAAACCTTGTTCCTAATGGATTTTCTTCCAATTCATCATCAATTGATCATCCCACTAACG CATGGTCAATGATGAATGTTAtccaagaagagaaaaagaaggaAGATAATGATGGAATCAATGGAGGGGAAGGTAATAAGAAAGAGGGTTTTAAGGCAGCTCCATTAGAGGTTTTGGATCATGTAAAGATCAATGTTGAGGTTGGAACTCCATTATCAACACTCAAAGCTGTCATCAAAAGTTCAAAATCAAACTTATCATTCAGCAGGAAAGAACTGAGGACAGCTGAGGAGAAAATCACAAGGGCTATTGTTGAATTCTACAGAAAGCTTAGACTTTTGAAAAGCTACTG CTTTCTGAATCAATTGGCATTTTCCAAGATCATGAAGAAATATGACAAG ATCACATCTCGAAATGCATCAAAAGCTTACTTACAGATGGTGGACAAGTCTTACTTTGGCAGCTCTGATGAG GTTACTACACTTATGGAAAGGGTGGAGGATACATATGCAAAACACTTTGCTAATGGAAATCGCAGAAAAGGAATGAAAAAGCTAAGATCTCAAGCTAAAAGGGAAAGACATAGAATTACATTTTTATATG GCTTGTTCTCAGGTTGCTCCATTGCACTAATAGTGGCAATCATTGTGAATTTACATGCAAGAGCTCTTCTTAATAGTGTAGAACGTGATCAGTATATGGTCAACATCTTTCCACTTTACAG CCTGTTTGGTTACGTAGCACTGCACATGCTCATGTACGCTGGAAACACATACTTTTGGAAGCGTTATCGAATTAACTGTCCATTTATATTTGGTTTCAAGCAAGGCACCGAGTTGGGATATCGACAACTCCTCCTCCTCACTTCTGGTCTTTCTTTGCTTACATTAGCTGCTGTCATCTCACATTTGGATATAGAGATTGACCCTCGCACTCAAACATTCCGAACTTTAACCGAATTAATCCCACTCTTCCTCCTCATT CTTGTGGTTTCAATAGCATTCTGTCCTTTCAATATCATATATCGTTCAAGCCGATTCTTTCTTATCAGATGTGCATTTCGCTGTGTTTGTGCACCTCTTTACAAG GTCACCCTCCCTGATTTCTTCTTGGCAGATCAACTTACAAGCCAG GTTCAAGCATTTAGAAGTTTGGAGTTCTACCTTTGCTACTATGTTTGGGGAAACTTTAGAGAGAGATCGAACAAGTGTGAGGACAGTGAAGTTTATAGAGTTTTTTACATTGTTGTAGCCATTGTTCCTTACTGGCTCCGTTTCATTCAG TGCCTTAGACGTTTATTGGAAGAAAAAGATGCAGCACATGGTGTGAATGGCCTGAAATACTTATCAACCATAGCAGCGGTTGCCCTTAGGACAATTTATCAGTTCCAAAAGCAGAAGACAACAGCATGGCTGGTATTGGCGGCTGCAACTTCTGGGATGGCAACCATTTTTAATACATATTGGGACATTGTCATCGATTGGGGTCTTCTTAGAAGAAAATCAAGCAATCCTTGGCTTAGGGATAAGCTTGTTTTAGCACACAAAGTTGTTTATTTTTTAGCCATG GCGTTGAACTGTGTGTTGAGACTGGTTTGGATGCAACAAGTTTTAGGTATTCAAACTGTACTTTTTCTTCACGGGACCGCCTTGACTGCTGTCGTTGCTTCCTTGGAGATCATTCGTCGTGGAATTTGGAATTTCTTCAG GTTGGAGAATGAGCATTTGAACAATGTGGGCAAATACAGGGCATTCAAATCAGTTCCCTTGCCTTTTTGCTACGATCACAATGGGGACAACAGCATGTAA
- the LOC108459951 gene encoding phosphate transporter PHO1 homolog 9-like isoform X1, which translates to MKFGKEFEAQMVQEWQEAYVDYSNLKSILKDILRFKQLNNVPSPMAATIKGKLKRNASLYRAFSGLTSRFRPESTLNNNEDEVILVSAVQGRDGEGDYQTMFLRSNEEGAEHELVFFRRLDDEFNKVIKFYKKNVAEVIVEADELSKQMNALIALRIKVDNPVIGENDVVNLVPNGFSSNSSSIDHPTNGGNQAWSMMNVIQEEKKKEDNDGINGGEGNKKEGFKAAPLEVLDHVKINVEVGTPLSTLKAVIKSSKSNLSFSRKELRTAEEKITRAIVEFYRKLRLLKSYCFLNQLAFSKIMKKYDKITSRNASKAYLQMVDKSYFGSSDEVTTLMERVEDTYAKHFANGNRRKGMKKLRSQAKRERHRITFLYGLFSGCSIALIVAIIVNLHARALLNSVERDQYMVNIFPLYSLFGYVALHMLMYAGNTYFWKRYRINCPFIFGFKQGTELGYRQLLLLTSGLSLLTLAAVISHLDIEIDPRTQTFRTLTELIPLFLLILVVSIAFCPFNIIYRSSRFFLIRCAFRCVCAPLYKVTLPDFFLADQLTSQVQAFRSLEFYLCYYVWGNFRERSNKCEDSEVYRVFYIVVAIVPYWLRFIQCLRRLLEEKDAAHGVNGLKYLSTIAAVALRTIYQFQKQKTTAWLVLAAATSGMATIFNTYWDIVIDWGLLRRKSSNPWLRDKLVLAHKVVYFLAMALNCVLRLVWMQQVLGIQTVLFLHGTALTAVVASLEIIRRGIWNFFRLENEHLNNVGKYRAFKSVPLPFCYDHNGDNSM; encoded by the exons ATGAAGTTTGGAAAAGAATTTGAAGCACAAATGGTGCAGGAATGGCAGGAAGCATACGTGGATTACAGCAATCTGAAATCAATACTGAAAGATATCTTAAGGTTCAAGCAATTGAACAACGTACCGTCTCCAATGGCAGCAACAATAAAaggaaaattgaagagaaatgcaTCACTTTACAGAGCTTTCAGTGGACTAACAAGCCGGTTTCGACCAGAGTCAACATTGAATAACAATGAAGATGAAGTGATATTGGTAAGTGCAGTGCAAGGAAGAGACGGAGAAGGGGATTACCAGACCATGTTTCTCAGGTCAAATGAAGAAGGAGCTGAACATGAACTTGTTTTCTTTAGGAGACTTGATGATGAATTCAATAAGGTTATCAAGTTTTACAAGAAGAACGTTGCAGAAGTTATTGTGGAAGCTGATGAGTTGAGTAAACAAATGAATGCCTTGATTGCTCTTAGGATTAAGGTTGATAATCCAGTTATTGGAGAAAATGATGTTGTAAACCTTGTTCCTAATGGATTTTCTTCCAATTCATCATCAATTGATCATCCCACTAACGGTGGAAATCAAG CATGGTCAATGATGAATGTTAtccaagaagagaaaaagaaggaAGATAATGATGGAATCAATGGAGGGGAAGGTAATAAGAAAGAGGGTTTTAAGGCAGCTCCATTAGAGGTTTTGGATCATGTAAAGATCAATGTTGAGGTTGGAACTCCATTATCAACACTCAAAGCTGTCATCAAAAGTTCAAAATCAAACTTATCATTCAGCAGGAAAGAACTGAGGACAGCTGAGGAGAAAATCACAAGGGCTATTGTTGAATTCTACAGAAAGCTTAGACTTTTGAAAAGCTACTG CTTTCTGAATCAATTGGCATTTTCCAAGATCATGAAGAAATATGACAAG ATCACATCTCGAAATGCATCAAAAGCTTACTTACAGATGGTGGACAAGTCTTACTTTGGCAGCTCTGATGAG GTTACTACACTTATGGAAAGGGTGGAGGATACATATGCAAAACACTTTGCTAATGGAAATCGCAGAAAAGGAATGAAAAAGCTAAGATCTCAAGCTAAAAGGGAAAGACATAGAATTACATTTTTATATG GCTTGTTCTCAGGTTGCTCCATTGCACTAATAGTGGCAATCATTGTGAATTTACATGCAAGAGCTCTTCTTAATAGTGTAGAACGTGATCAGTATATGGTCAACATCTTTCCACTTTACAG CCTGTTTGGTTACGTAGCACTGCACATGCTCATGTACGCTGGAAACACATACTTTTGGAAGCGTTATCGAATTAACTGTCCATTTATATTTGGTTTCAAGCAAGGCACCGAGTTGGGATATCGACAACTCCTCCTCCTCACTTCTGGTCTTTCTTTGCTTACATTAGCTGCTGTCATCTCACATTTGGATATAGAGATTGACCCTCGCACTCAAACATTCCGAACTTTAACCGAATTAATCCCACTCTTCCTCCTCATT CTTGTGGTTTCAATAGCATTCTGTCCTTTCAATATCATATATCGTTCAAGCCGATTCTTTCTTATCAGATGTGCATTTCGCTGTGTTTGTGCACCTCTTTACAAG GTCACCCTCCCTGATTTCTTCTTGGCAGATCAACTTACAAGCCAG GTTCAAGCATTTAGAAGTTTGGAGTTCTACCTTTGCTACTATGTTTGGGGAAACTTTAGAGAGAGATCGAACAAGTGTGAGGACAGTGAAGTTTATAGAGTTTTTTACATTGTTGTAGCCATTGTTCCTTACTGGCTCCGTTTCATTCAG TGCCTTAGACGTTTATTGGAAGAAAAAGATGCAGCACATGGTGTGAATGGCCTGAAATACTTATCAACCATAGCAGCGGTTGCCCTTAGGACAATTTATCAGTTCCAAAAGCAGAAGACAACAGCATGGCTGGTATTGGCGGCTGCAACTTCTGGGATGGCAACCATTTTTAATACATATTGGGACATTGTCATCGATTGGGGTCTTCTTAGAAGAAAATCAAGCAATCCTTGGCTTAGGGATAAGCTTGTTTTAGCACACAAAGTTGTTTATTTTTTAGCCATG GCGTTGAACTGTGTGTTGAGACTGGTTTGGATGCAACAAGTTTTAGGTATTCAAACTGTACTTTTTCTTCACGGGACCGCCTTGACTGCTGTCGTTGCTTCCTTGGAGATCATTCGTCGTGGAATTTGGAATTTCTTCAG GTTGGAGAATGAGCATTTGAACAATGTGGGCAAATACAGGGCATTCAAATCAGTTCCCTTGCCTTTTTGCTACGATCACAATGGGGACAACAGCATGTAA
- the LOC108460914 gene encoding cystathionine gamma-synthase 1, chloroplastic-like yields the protein MAVSSCSFLPRVFNAYSSFECRSDPDFSGTPTGEKPRIGSNGRVTASLFCTGGGGLSSLIFRFPPNFVRQLSVKARRNCSNIGVAQVVAASWSNGPTSLYPSSAAAAASQAAAPSVPVSDDVAVVEGCIDNDSVQIGDSYDSKTSFLSSDGSITVHAGERLGRGIVTDAITTPVVNTSAYFFKKTQELIDFKEKRHTSFEYGRYGNPTTVVAEEKISALEGAESTLIMASGMCASTVMLMALVPAGGHIVTTTDCYRKTRIFIETILPKMGILATVIDPADVDGLESALNKNKVSLFFTESPTNPFLRCVDIEKVSKLCHSKGTLVCIDGTFATPLNQKALVLGADLVLHSATKFIGGHNDVLAGCISGSEKLVTEIRTLHHILGGTLNPNAAYLIIRGMKTLHLRVQQQNSTALRMAEVLEAHPRVKRVYYPGLPSHPEHEIAKRQMTGFGGVVSFEVDGDLMTTIKFVDALKIPYIAPSFGGCESIVDQPAIMSYWDLSQAERSKYGILDNLIRFSFGVEDFEDLKADILQALETIA from the exons ATGGCTGTCTCCTCGTGTTCCTTTCTTCCTAGGGTTTTCAATGCTTATTCTTCATTCGAGTGCCGTTCCGATCCCGACTTCTCCGGTACGCCGACCGGGGAGAAGCCTCGCATCGGTTCTAACGGACGAGTAACGGCATCGTTGTTTTGTACCGGCGGTGGGGGTTTGTCGTCTTTGATCTTTCGTTTCCCCCCGAACTTCGTCCGCCAGCTCAGCGTCAAGGCTCGCCGCAACTGTAGCAACATCGGTGTCGCGCAAGTTGTCGCGGCTTCGTGGTCGAACGGTCCCACTTCCCTTTACCCCTCCTCGGCGGCGGCTGCTGCTTCTCAGGCAGCCGCACCCTCCGTTCCCGTCTCTGATGACGTGGCGGTTGTAGAAGGTTGTATTGACAACGATAGTGTACAGATTGGGGATTCATATGATTCCAAGACATCGTTTTTGAGCTCCGATGGGAGCATCACTGTTCATGCTG GTGAAAGATTAGGTCGCGGTATAGTTACTGATGCAATTACTACTCCAGTGGTTAATACTTCTGCATATTTCTTTAAGAAAACTCAGGAGCTTATTGACTTCAAG GAAAAACGCCATACAAGTTTTGAATATGGGCGGTATGGAAATCCAACCACTGTGGTTGCAGAGGAGAAGATAAG TGCACTTGAGGGGGCTGAGTCGACCCTGATTATGGCATCTGGAATGTGTGCTAGCACAGTCATGCTGATGGCATTGGTTCCTGCTGGCGGACATATTGTGACAACAACAGATTGCTACAGAAAAACTAGGATATTCATTGAGACCATCCTACCTAAAATGGGAATCTTG GCTACTGTTATTGACCCTGCAGATGTGGATGGACTGGAGTCTGCACTCAACAAGAACAAA gtttctcttttctttaccgAGTCTCCAACAAATCCGTTCCTTAGATGTGTTGACATAGAAAAAGTTTCAAAGTTGTGTCACAGCAAAGGAACACTTGTCTGCATTGATGGTACCTTTGCTACACCTCTTAATCAAAAGGCCCTCGTTCTTGGTGCTGATCTTGTTTTGCACTCTGCAACAAAATTTATTGGTGGACACAATGAT GTCCTTGCTGGTTGTATAAGTGGTTCTGAGAAGTTGGTTACAGAAATTCGTACTTTGCATCATATTTTGGGTGGTACTCTCAACCCA AATGCTGCGTATCTAATCATCAGAGGCATGAAGACACTGCATCTTCGTGTACAGCAACAAAATTCAACAGCATTAAGGATGGCCGAAGTTTTAGAGGCACATCCTAGG GTGAAACGCGTCTATTATCCAGGCTTGCCTAGTCATCCTGAACATGAAATTGCCAAGCGGCAAATGACTGGCTTTGGTGGTGTGGTCAGTTTTGAG GTGGATGGAGATCTCATGACCACCATCAAGTTTGTTGATGCATTGAAGATACCATACATTGCTCCATCATTTGGTGGCTGTGAAAGCATTGTTGATCAGCCAGCTATAATGTCCTACTG GGATCTTAGCCAAGCTGAGAGGAGCAAGTACGGGATTTTGGATAACTTGATTCGATTCAGCTTCGGGGTTGAAGATTTCGAAGATTTGAAGGCCGATATACTGCAGGCCCTGGAGACCATAGCTTAA